The genomic segment ACGCCGATTTTAGTCTGGAGTAGACCGCGAGGTGCCGGGAAGGAATGCGGCGGCAGGAGCAGCCGCCGCCGGCCAAACCCCCGGGGGTTGCCGCTGGCCCGAAGGCACATCGGCCGGCGGCGGTTTTGGCGATTTTAATTCATAAAAACAAATTGTTAGATGAACCCACAACTCGGAGGAACTCATGGATCTTTTGGAGGCCATCACCGCCCGCAAGAGCATTCGCGCCTTCCGGCCCGACCCTGTCCCGCAAAACGTCCTCCAGGCGCTGCTTGAGGCCGCCATAAGGGCGCCCTCGTCCATGAACACCCAGCCCTGGGAATTTTTCGTGTTAAGCGGCGAGCCCCTGGCGCGGCTGAAAAACGGGAACCTCGCCCGCCTGGCGGCCGGCGAGGCGCCCCGGCCCGAGCATGTGGTCACCGGCTGGCCGCGGCAGAGCCTATTCCGGGAGCGTCAGGTGGCCCTGGCGCGCCAGATCTTCGCGCTGATGGAGATCCAGCGCGAGGACAAGGACAAACGCTCCCGGTGGCTGGCCCGGGGGTTTCGCTTTTTCGACGCCCCCGCCGCGGTCATCGTCTGCACCGACGGGCAGCTGAGCCCCGACGGGCCGCTGATCGATATCGGCGCCGTCGTCCAGACCCTGTGTCTGGCGGCCCTGGCCTTCGACCTGGGCACCTGCATCGAGGACCAGGGCATCGCCTACCCGGAGATCGTGCGGGAAGCGGCCGGCATCCCGGCCGACAAGCGCATCGTGACCTCCGTCGCGGTGGGCTACCCGGACTGGGATTTTCCGGCCAACCGCCTGGTCAGCGCACGCGACCCGGTGGCGGCGGTCACCCGCTGGTGCGGCTATGACCAACCCTGATGGCCCGACGGCCAGCAGCGGGAATTTGGGCGGGCGCCGTCAGAAATTGAAGACCTTGGCCTCGGCGGCCATGTCGATCAGGTGGGGGCCGCCGTCGAGTTGCATATTTGTGAAAAAGAGGGCCTCGTCCAGCCCGCGGTTTTTGGCGCAGGGGGTGCAAATCCCGATGGCCACCTCGTTTTCCACCAGGTACGGCAGGTAGTCGTTGGGGCAGTCGCCAGTGACCGTCCGGATGCCGAGATCGCGATCGCGGTTGGCCCACATGACGCCGCTATCGATGAAAAAAAGGTCCACATGGTGCCCTTTGGCATGCGCCACCTTGGCGAACTGGAAGCAGCGGGTGGCGGCCTCGTTGTCATCCTTGCTCAGCACAAACAAAAAATTGGCCATCTTCTCCTCCTTGGGGGTGAGGGTTATTGGAAGATGCTCATTTAAGTCAATTCCAGCGGCGATGTCAAATCCTTCGAAACCTGCTCCGAAGAGCGACTCCAGCGACCCGTCGCCAGCGGGCCGGCCCACGGGTTTTTCACATTATTGCTTGACAGATTTCATGGGGCGATGGTATTTGGCCTAATTTTGTTAGCGTAGTTTCCCCAATCCTTGCTCCGGGCGTCGTCCCGGGGCTATCATCCGTGAGGAGGTTGTATGCGACGGTACGAAACCATTTTTATCCTGGATCCGGACCTGTCCGAGGAGCAGCGCAAGCCGGTTCTCGACAGGGTCATGGATCTCTTCACCCAGTACAAGGGTTTTCTGGTGGAATCCGAGGAGTGGGGCGGCCGCAAGCTGGCCTACGAAATCAAGAAGAAGGTTCGCGGGTTCTACGTTCGCTTGGACTATTGCGGGGCCGGCGACCTGGTGAACGAGATGGAGCGCTCCTTCCGCATCGATGACCGGGTCCTGAAGTACATGACCATTCTGCTGGCGGAAGATGTCGATCTCGAGGCCATCAAGGCCGAAATGGCCGCCAAGGTCGAGAAGCAGGCCCAGGAAGGAGCCGAGCCGGCCCCGGCTGAGGGCGCCGCGGCCTCCTCCGAAACCGAACCCCAAGCGAGCAAAGTCAGGGAGGAGGCATAAGAATGGCATACCCGACGCGAAAACCCGGTGGACGCAAAAAAAGAGTCTTTCATCGCCGCAAGGTCTGCCGTTTCTGTGCCGACAGCAGCCTGCCGATCGATTACAAGGACGTCAAAACCCTGAAATACTTCACCACCGAACGCGGCAAGATCATTCCGCGCCGAATTTCCGGCTGCTGCGCCAAACACCAGCGGTCGCTGACCGTGGCCATCAAGCGGGCCCGCACCATCGCCCTGATGCCCTACGTCGGCAGCCTCGATTGAGCGCGCCGGGCACCTGAGGGTGGCCTCAATGGAGAAGCCGGCATTGCCACCAACACCCCAGGGAAAGTGGCTGACCGACATCGCCATCGTCGTTGCCGCGACGGTTTCGCTCTTCCTGCTGGCCCTGAACCTGCCGCTATTCGGCTTCTTTTTTTCCCTGTTGATCCCCCTGCCGGTTTTTTACGGCCGCGCCAGACTGGGCCGTCAAACAGGGCTCGTGGCGGCCGTTTTGAGCCTGCTGGCGATGGCCGTGGTCATCGGCGCGCTGTCGTTCGATCTGTTTTTCTACCTCGAGCTGCTGCTGCTGGGCTTTCTGCTGGGGGAGTTCTGCGAGTGGCGGCTTTCCATCGCGCAGACGGTGGCCTTCACCACGGCCGCCGTCCTGCTGGCGGGCCTGGTGGGCCTGACGCTTTACAGCAGTTGGATCGGCAAGGGCCTCGGGCAGATGGTGACCGACTCCGTCGGCCAAAACCTGGAGATGAGCCTCACCCTCTACCGCAACATGGGGGTGGCCGAGGAGAACATCGAGCTGATTGCCGGCTCCCTGGACACCATCGCCTACGTCATGGTCCGGGTCCTGCCGGGGCTGAGCGCATCCGCCTGCCTTTTGATCACCTGGGCCTGCCTGATGCTGGCGCGCCCGGTCTTTCGGGCCAGGGGGCTGGCCTATCCCGATTTCGGCCCCTTGAACCGGTGGCAGGCGCCCGAGGCGCTGGTCTGGGGGGCGATCGCCTGCGGCGCCCTGCTGCTGGTACCCGACAAAGGGATCAAGGTGATGGGGGTAAACGGCCTGATCGT from the Desulfobacteraceae bacterium genome contains:
- a CDS encoding YybS family protein, whose translation is MPPTPQGKWLTDIAIVVAATVSLFLLALNLPLFGFFFSLLIPLPVFYGRARLGRQTGLVAAVLSLLAMAVVIGALSFDLFFYLELLLLGFLLGEFCEWRLSIAQTVAFTTAAVLLAGLVGLTLYSSWIGKGLGQMVTDSVGQNLEMSLTLYRNMGVAEENIELIAGSLDTIAYVMVRVLPGLSASACLLITWACLMLARPVFRARGLAYPDFGPLNRWQAPEALVWGAIACGALLLVPDKGIKVMGVNGLIVLMTVYFFQGIAITAFFFQKKRFPLILRVFLYSLIVVQQFLLLLVIGMGFFDTWLNFRKLDASNSG
- the rpsF gene encoding 30S ribosomal protein S6; this translates as MRRYETIFILDPDLSEEQRKPVLDRVMDLFTQYKGFLVESEEWGGRKLAYEIKKKVRGFYVRLDYCGAGDLVNEMERSFRIDDRVLKYMTILLAEDVDLEAIKAEMAAKVEKQAQEGAEPAPAEGAAASSETEPQASKVREEA
- a CDS encoding DsrE family protein, whose amino-acid sequence is MANFLFVLSKDDNEAATRCFQFAKVAHAKGHHVDLFFIDSGVMWANRDRDLGIRTVTGDCPNDYLPYLVENEVAIGICTPCAKNRGLDEALFFTNMQLDGGPHLIDMAAEAKVFNF
- a CDS encoding nitroreductase; translation: MDLLEAITARKSIRAFRPDPVPQNVLQALLEAAIRAPSSMNTQPWEFFVLSGEPLARLKNGNLARLAAGEAPRPEHVVTGWPRQSLFRERQVALARQIFALMEIQREDKDKRSRWLARGFRFFDAPAAVIVCTDGQLSPDGPLIDIGAVVQTLCLAALAFDLGTCIEDQGIAYPEIVREAAGIPADKRIVTSVAVGYPDWDFPANRLVSARDPVAAVTRWCGYDQP
- the rpsR gene encoding 30S ribosomal protein S18, with product MAYPTRKPGGRKKRVFHRRKVCRFCADSSLPIDYKDVKTLKYFTTERGKIIPRRISGCCAKHQRSLTVAIKRARTIALMPYVGSLD